Below is a window of Methanophagales archaeon DNA.
ACACCCGCCTTCACATCCTTCGCGGACATGTTGTCGAACATGATGATATCAACATCCAGTTCTGCTGCTTTCAGAGCTTCTTCTATGCTCTCAACCTCAACTTCTATCTTACGTGTGAAGCTGACCTTCTCTTTCGCCTTCTTTATTGCATTCTCCAGCCCCATGAGCTTTATGTAATTGTCCTTTATTATTACCGCTTCATAGAGTCCGAACCTGTGGGGATCGCCACCACCGATGGCTATCGCTTTCTTCTCATATTTCCTGAAGCCAGGCGTTGTCTTACGGGTACCAGCCACTCTTATCCGTGCATTTGCTCGCCTCGCCTCCCTCACAAATCTGTCAGTTAGCGTGGCAATACCGCTCATCCTGCCCAAGAAATTGAGCACAAGTCGCTCTGCCTTCAGTATCTTCATGCCTGCACCTTGCACTCTCAGGATTACATCTCCTTCTTTTATTCGCGCTCCATCCTCAAATTCCGTTGCACAAAGGACACCGAGATAATTAAATATCTGCTTCACCTCATCCAGACCCGCAAGCACACCGCCCTCCTTCACTTCTATCTCCGCTTTACATTCCGCCTCCGGGACTATCTCCTCATAATCCTCATGCCCCACATCCTCTTCCAGGAACGCTTCTATCTCCTTCAGCAACATCTACTTGCAAGAATAACTTTACCTTTACCTTACTTCTTACTTATAAGATAAAGAAAGTTAATAAGATGGCAGATAGCATGGTCATGAGAGTGGGTGTAGTCGGCTGTGGCGCGATAGGAACAGAGATATGCGATGCGATAGACCATGGTGTGCTGGGGAAGGAGCAGGGGATGGAGCTGAAATTCCTGATTGACAAGCATCCTGAGCGGATAGAGAAATTAATTAAGCGCTTGAAGAGGAGACCGGGAATAACAATGACAGGAAGCGAAGGGCTAACAGAGATTCTGGATGAGGTGGACCTGGTGATAGAATGTGCTTCGCAGGATGCGGTACGTGAGTTTGTGATTCCAGCACTGCATGCAGGTAAGGAAGTGATGATAATGAGCGTAGGAGCATTGATATGTGATGAGGGGCTATTCGATGAGATTATAGGTATTGCAAAAGAAAAGGGTTGCAGGGTTTATATCCCATCAGGGGCAGTTGCAGGTATAGATGGTTTGAAATCGGGTTCTATTGGCGGTATCCATAGCGTGTCGTTAACGACGAGGAAGCCACCACAGGGATTTGAGAGTAATGTCTATGTCAAGGAGCGGGGGATAGACCTGAGCGAGATAGAGAACGAAGAGACTCTTTTTGTGGGACCAGCGAAGGAAGCGGTACGGTATTTCCCGGAGAACGTGAATGTAGCAGCTTCTTTAAGCATCGCTGGTATAGGTCCTGACGCGACGAAAGTGAAGGTCGTTGCAGATCCATTTGCTACGGAGAATGTACACGAGATAGAGGTGATAGGGGAATTTGGTAAACTGATGGTGCGTGTAGAGAATGTGCCATCACGAACGAACCCAAAGACGAGCCATTTAGCTGCTCTTTCTGCTATTGCCACTCTCAGAGGTATAGTATATCCCGTAAGGGTGGGTACTTAGTACCAATATCATATCCAAACTTCAGTCTTTTCAGCCTTTATAGTTTAGTCGTATGAGTTGTGGTATCTCACCCCATTTTGCAAGTACATCACGGTATATTATGAGCGCGCCTTTAATACCTGGTACATGAGAGATAGTACGAAAGGACTCAGGCAAGGTATGAGGAGTATCACCCCTGACGGAATTGCTGAGTGCAGTTGCAGCAGCATCTGAGAGAGACGCGCTGTCGCTCAGTACCGTTGCCGCGTCAGCGTATCCAAAATTTATAGAATGCCCAACAGTCCCCGATGAGGTACATATACCGATAAGCGAAGATGACGGTCTAATTCTGAGTGCAATACGATTTGAGAATGGGCTGTTACCCGCATAAATACCAACAAGCACCTCTCTATCATTTATCAATGCGACGTCACCTCCGTTGTCCACCACCGCATGAGTGGCACCAGCATCGTGCATAGCTTCCACTGCCAGTTCTGCCAATGTACCTGCAACTGCGGACATCGGTCCTATACCGAACTTTGAGGATGCTTCTATCATCCGCTGCACCACCTCTGGTATCTTCCCTCCCTCTCTATCTTCAATATGACAGTGATAAGGCTCGAGGGTGACGAGGAAGAAGGGATGCCACCGTATGAACCTTTCCAGCTCCTTTCTCTGTTCCTTTAGCTGCTGCTTCGCTATCTCTATATATTTCCTGTCGTCTGCAGTAATCCATACAGAGGTCTCTTTCAATACGAAATGCTCCCTCATTGATTTGATTATATTTACAGTATTTGCTTTGCGGAAATGATAGAGGCAATCCCCCTTTCCTGCTTACAGCTTATACATTACCAACTGCTATTCGCACAAGCTCGTATATGTGGAGCGATAATATATCCATATATGGTGAGAATATTCCAACAACTCTGAGAATAAAAGCTACGAAGAAGATAATGGAGAATATCGCGGTTATCGTCAGTGGAACGAGCATGAATATCGGTGCCTCCTTCATTTTGGGCTCTTTGCCATCCCCATCCTCTGGCTCCTTGAAGAATGCTGTATGTATAATCGGGAAGAAATAAACGACATCCAGCAGGGACGCTATCAGTAGCGTAAACAAGAATACTATCATTACAGGTGAATACGTCAGTGATGCCTGATACGCACCTAAGCAAAGATACCACTTACTTATGAATCCGACCACTGGCGGGAGCCCACACATACCCAATGCCCCCACTGAGAATGCCAGCATCGTTATCGGCATTGCTCTACCTATACCAGCCATCTCACTTATGTTCTTCTTACCCGAAGCTACCATTATCGCACCCGCACACATGAATAGAGTAATCTTCATGAATCCGTGAAAAGGTATATGCATCATCGCTCCTCTAATTCCATCCTGCGTCAATAGCGCGGCACCCAGAATAATATATGAGAGCTGATTTATCGTGGAGTACGCCAGCCTTCTCTTCAGGTTGTCCTGCGCAATTGCGAATAGATTAGCAACTATCATTGTGAAACCCGCAATACATGCGAGTATCAGCCCGAGTCCGAGCGAGTTCATCAGGTCCACACCATAGATGTAACATACAATCCTGACAATCCCGAACACACCCGCCTTGACCACTGCAACAGCATGCAGTAGCGCACTCACGGGCGTTGGCGCAACCATAGCAGTAGGCAGCCATGAATGGAAAGGCATCCATGCCGCTTTCATGAACCCCAAGAGGAAACAGAAGAAGCACACTGTCAGTATCAACTTATGCGTGGGCGCCAGCGCACTCAACGCCTTTATACCACCATTTGTGAAATCGGTAGTACCGGTCAGCACATAGACCATTATCACACCAAATAGAAAGAATACACCGGCAGTCATCAGATACGCAAGGTACTTACGTCCCCCACTTATCGCTTCTGGAGTCTGGTCATGCGCCACCAGTGGATAAGTTGAGACCGTGAGTATCTCGTAGAATATATACATCGTTATCAAATTCCTTGATAACGCAACTCCAATCGCACCGAGGATAGCAAATGCGAACGAGAAGAAATATCGAGTTTGAGCATGCTCGCGCAATGAACGCATGTACCCGATAGAATAGAAAGAGACGAGTATCCAGAGAGAAGAGGAGGTGAGAGCGAAGATGAGCCCAAAAGCATCCACTCTAAATCCTATCTTTAAGTATCCAGAGAGAGAATCCCTGAATATCGTCTGGAATAGAACGCAATCAAGAACATCACCACTCAAGACTGTATGTATCATGGAGAATATAAGCGAGAACATTACCAACCCTGCCGCTATCGTCCATCCTTCTCTTATGTTCGGATGCTTACCGAAGAGCAGTATCAAGGGAGCAGCAAAAGCCGGGCATAAAATGGCTAATAACGGTATCAGTGATTCCACCATCACGGCATCACCCCCGTGCACAAATTCGTTAATGGCTCTATCAATGGCGTTGCGAGACTGGTAAGCCAGAAGAGCCCAGCAATAATGCATAATGCAGCGAAGAGGAACATAGGTATCAGCATGCTATGGGGGATTTTTTTCTCATCCCTTGTACCTCCATCTAGCTCTGACTCTGACTCCTCATGCAGAAGGTATATCCGCTCGATCAGTCTACCGAAATAAACAAGTTCAAGCAGACTGTTCAGCAGCAGTACGCCCGCAAATGCATAATTGGATGTCTGCAATGTCGCTACCATAAGAAACAGTTTCGTTGCGAACCCTACTGTTGGCGGTACACCAATCATTGAAAGCGCAGCTATTGTGAAGACCGCACTTGTATATGGCATTCGCTTGCCCAGCCCTCTGAACTCCCTTATGTCTCGTAAACCCGCTTTATAAATGAACGCGCCGGCTACGAGGAACAGACAGCCCTTCATTAGGGTATGGTTCAATATGTGTGCCACGGCGCCGAAGAAGCCCCAGGTGGTAGCTGGCGCTAAACCCACACCCAGCACGATATAGCCTATCTGTGAGACACTGGAATATGCAAGCATACGCTTGAAGTTGTTCTGTGTTATCGCGAGTACCGAACCTGCGATTATTCCTATCGCCGCTACCCAGCAGATTGCTAAATCCATACCTATATAAGCCTTGACGAAATCGAGCGTGAATACAGAGAATATAACTCTGATCAATGCATAGACGGAGATATGTGACATCGTTGCTGCTATAAATGCGCTCACTGCTGATGGCGCGTACGTGTATGCATCGGGCTGCCATAGATGGAGTGGGAATAGCGCCATCTTTATACTCATACCTATGATGAAGAATACAAATGCAGCCTGTACCATCCTGTTACCGTATAGGGGCGGTAATAGACGCATGAGGTCTTCCATGTTCAACGAGCCAGTCACTGCATAGAGGAATCCTACACCCAGGAGATAGAAACAGGCACCTATGGAACCCATTATGACATAATTGTAGCTCGCTTTCAATGCCCGTCCACCTGCAGCTGCTATCAATGCGTATGCCGCCAGGGAGGATATCTCCAGGAATACATAGAGGTTAAACATATCCCCGGTCACTGTTATACCACACAGCCCGGTAATGAGGAGCTGGAATAAGACATAAAATGAGACTGTCTTCTTTGCTGGCAATTCACTCTGTACACTACGCCAGGAATATATCGCAATCAGTAGGGATGCAAATAGAAGTATAAGCAACACGTATGCATTCAATACATCTACCACATACTCGATACCCCATGGAGGTGCCCATCCACCCAGCCAGTAATGTATCGTTCCCCGTGTCAGGACATGGTACAGGATGAAGAGAGCCAATATCAACTGGAAAGTAATGGTTGCAATGGATATGAAACAGCTGCTCTTCCTGTTCAGCCAGCCTGCAACCAGTATGGTATATGCAGAGATCAGCGATACCGCAACTACCAGTATTGGAAATTGTTCGATCATTCCTTCCACCCTCGTACTCTACTCTATCCTACCCTCTTATCCTATCATAGCCGATTATTTAGCCTATTTCCCTACTTCCTACTTATAAGTGTATAATCCAGTTCATAGGCGAAATCATATAAATGCTTTTCGGTTTTTACCTGCCAATCACCAATCACCAGGGCACTTCTTTCATGCCCAGTTTGAAGCCTGCGAAATTCGTGAGCAGATGCAGCAGGGGCGTAATAAGGATGACCACGACCATCACATCAGCAGAGAAGTTGGAGGAGAACCAGTCACGGGCGACAAGAAATAGAAGCAACCATGCCCCACCTACAAAGTCCAGCTGGTCCACCACGGGTAGAGGAGCACCTCTTCTCAGTCCCAGTCGCCTCTTCACAAAGCTACCCATTATATCACCGAGCATTGCACCTGCGGATAGAGCCAGCAATACAATAATGAAGTATGGGAAAGAGCCAAAAGAGCCGTTATAAAGATGTTGGAGCAAGCCGCAGAGGAAGCCCGCAGAGCAGCCTTTGATCAGCCCCTCAAAAGTCTTACCGTCGCCAAGCAGCCGGTTTCTACCCAGATGAACGCCCCTGTCTATCGGTATCTTGCCACCGAAGAACGCTGCACTTGCATTCGTTATATATGCAGGGAGCATAAGCCAGATCGCGGTACCAACTATGGTTATCGTCATAATCATAATTATGAAACGCAATGCCGGGGGCGGGGTTCGAACCCGCGACTTCGGCATTATGAGTGCCGCGCCCTAACCAACTAGGCCACCCCGGCTCTTCATTTTTCACTTATATCCATCGCCCACCGCCAGCTCTCTGCGCAGATCGCCCATCGAAGCGACACGCTCCGCAACCGCGTCATGCTGGTGGATGCTCTCCTCGTTTATCTGCCTTATCGTGATGATAGAATCGTCAGGAAGCTCAGTAAAACTCTCTACCACTCGCTTCGCCATCTCACGAACACAATCTTCAACGAACATTGGCTTCTTATGCGCTATCTCTACCACCTTCGCCTCATCCGGGCGTTTCAGTATCTCATACGTCTTTGCACTCATCGAACGCTCTATTATCCTTATTATCTTATCCATTGGTACTTTAATATCATCTTCCACCTCTATCATGATTATTCCCTTCCCTCTCTGGTTATGCGTTGGCATCGGAACCATACGCAGAAAAGTCTCTATTTTCTCTTCGCCCATTCCCAGCTTTCTCAACTCCTCCACCGCTTGCTCCTTTATCAATTCCTGTGCGCATGGGCAGGTTGTCACTCCTGCTACCTCCGCGCCTATTATCTTCTTTATTTGCACCTTTGACTGAGTGCGATATGCTCTCGCTTCTGCATGGATAATCGCAGGCTCCTGACAAGAGATTTTCATCTTCGGCGTCTTCCTCTTTAACATATATTCACTCTTCATGCCTACTTCCGCTGTGGTAGCGTACTCATGAAGTAGTAGTAGCCGCTTTGCTACCTCGCTGCACAGCTCCTCAACCTCATATATCGGCGTGTTAACCGCCTCTTCCAGCACTTCATACATCGCTTCAAAGTTCCTCGATAGGTTCGCACCCTTTATATCACTTGGAAGGTCAACGAAGATATAGAAGTCTGAGATGAGGATAACGGGTCTTTTGCCTCCTGCTCTTGCCACCTCCACCAGTTTCTTTACATTCTTCACTCCAACTCGCGTCAGATTTATCCTTATGTCAGGACTGCTTGCCTGCACATCCGGTAGTTGCAACGACATGTATCTATACTCCTCCCTTAACTTCTTGACCTTTTTATTTTAAAAAGATGCAAGAAAAGCTCGGCGGTGGTAGGAGCGAGTATAAGAAGGACAGATTGATAACAGGGATTCTACCAGGAATCTGGAGATCTGAATCTTCATTTGTAGCCCCCCTCTCTCACTATATGTTCAATAAATCATAGTTGGAATGATGGTTTATATATACCTGTACTATATCCTTTCTATATCCTTTAAAAGTTAAGAGGGAGTGAAATGAGTGTTATCTATCAGGAGGGGCTGCAATGGTAACGTTACCACTTCCCCTCATCGCTTTCGGTTTTGGGATATTAAGCGTTCTATCACCCTGTATACTCCCGCTCGTTCCACTCATTGCGGCATATTCGACCAGAACGAGTAAAATTACGCCTCTAACTGTGGCTATTGGACTCTCTATCTCATTTGCGCTTATGGGTGTACTGGCATCTATCTTTGGCTCGATATTCCAGCGATATAAATTGGTGTTGCAGATTATAGGTGGTCTTCTGATTATATTTCTCGGTTTGTGTATGATATTCGAGTTATTAGAGCAGAAGATACACACAATCATACCCAGGAAAGGCACCACAAGCACAGGGTTCTCCATTAACCACGTGCATGGAACAGCAGGGGGGCTATTACTCGGTTTTTCGCTCGGTATCGTCTGGACACCTTGCATTGGTCCCATACTTGGTACTATACTCACAATGGTAGCGGTTGAAGGCGATATACTCTACGGCGCCTTTCTTCTGGTCATCTATTCGCTTGGACTGGGGTTGCCTTTGCTCGTAATTGCGTATACCACTCATTTCTCAATGAAACCGTTCCTCAAATACAGTATAGCAATAAAGAGGCTTTCGGGAGTTATTCTGGTGCTGGTCGGGATTTATTTCATATATAATTCGATCATAATCTACGGTTTTTAGCAGCCAGGCATGGATTCCACTTCTACTTCTCTTACATTTACTGCCACTCCTCTTTCTGACTCCACCATCTCCCAGCCGCTCATTTTCGCTCTGCCCACTCCAAATGCTTTATCACCGCGAAATATAACTTCGTCATTCTCCCTTATCTCTTCACCGGCATTCAGGACCCCGGGTGCCAGTATTGAACCCTTTGGTACAAAATCGCCTATTTCCACTATATAAGGGGTAAATTTCCCGATTCTCCGTGCACCTTTTGTTGTGAGGGTTATGAGTCCATATTCGGGTGCAATGCGTGCAAGGACACCCTCAGTTGATATGAGCCTGAAACAGGGGTATTTCCCTTTCAGTGTCAGTTCTCCTTTCACAAGCTCCTCACCAGTGCCGAGCCCAAACTGGTAATCAGCCATCGCCTTAAATATCCTTGTGCCCATCTCAAGTTTGGATAGTTTCTTTTTCGCACCACAGAGCGCTGCTATACAACTTCTCAAGCGTTCGAGAGCCTCTTTTGTGTACTCCTTCTCGTTCTCCTCGCATGTGAATATGACCCCCATGCCCAGTTCTTCTGCCACTGTTGCGCATATCTCTTTATATGCACCCCTGAGATGTGCAACAACCATGTCGTAATTACCACGATTTCTATCAAGGTAGGCACGGAGACAGGAAGTCACCCACGCACGCTCCTCCGCATCCCAGTACCCTGTCACGGGTATGTCATAAAACGCAGCGGGATAGACAAGTTCTAATTCTCTCGGAACAGCGCCAAGTGGTGAGGTTAAGATCAGCTCGTGAATGTTGCCCCTGTAATCCCCAATTGCAGTAATGAACTTCCTATGCGATTGCGACGCAGAATAGGGTTTCTTAGCAGAACATGGCAGAATCACCAGTACCCGACTCGCGGGTGGTCTGTATCTATCCAGAACACGACTTGCAAATCTCTTCACTTCTATTCGCCGTAACGACTCCATTGTGTTCACCTTCATGACATGTTTACGGGCAACAGGTATCCTTCTTTCAAAATATTCACTCTCGGCATCCAAAAATCGTAATACGGCTGTTAAAAACGTGGACGACCTCACGCGCATCTCAACATACTCGCGCAGGATGCCTAACTTTATATATTCCCTTATCTTCTTCACTTCCCGTTCTAATATCAGTCTATTATGCTTTGCAAGCAGTTCCGCTCGCTCCTTAACACTTCGCGCTCTCAACTCTTCTATACTCAGGGAAGAGCAAACGGCGCAGGTGCATGGTAAATCCACCATATCATTCACTATTAACTCGCATTCCTCCAGTTGATAAATACCCGCATAACCACTCATCACCGCGTTCGTATCATCTATTATATCCACACCCATATAGGCAAGAAGTGCGGCATTCTCCACCGTTGCTATCGCGGGCACCCATAACGCCACATCTGGTGATATCGCCCGCCGTGCATCTATAACCCCGCGAACGAAATCCTCGGGCGTGTGGAGCATGGAAGAAGCGAAGGCGAGTACGAAGAAATCAACGAATAGCGGGGATGCTTCTTTTAGCTTTGCGAGCAGTGGATGTACCTCAGGCAGGAGGACCGTGCCGCGCGGACCGTTCCATGTCTCTTCTTTGCTCAACTCTGTGAATAGCGGGGATTCTACACCTATCACCTCCATCTTCTCTTCTCCGCCACTGCTCAGCGACTCTATATTGAGTAAAAGTGGCGTTTGCATCTCCTTACTCCTTCCTTTTAATAGTAGCCGCCCTATTCTCGCTGCACCATCCCGCTTCTTCACCTCAT
It encodes the following:
- a CDS encoding UPF0280 family protein, translated to MREHFVLKETSVWITADDRKYIEIAKQQLKEQRKELERFIRWHPFFLVTLEPYHCHIEDREGGKIPEVVQRMIEASSKFGIGPMSAVAGTLAELAVEAMHDAGATHAVVDNGGDVALINDREVLVGIYAGNSPFSNRIALRIRPSSSLIGICTSSGTVGHSINFGYADAATVLSDSASLSDAAATALSNSVRGDTPHTLPESFRTISHVPGIKGALIIYRDVLAKWGEIPQLIRLNYKG
- a CDS encoding monovalent cation/H+ antiporter subunit D family protein yields the protein MIEQFPILVVAVSLISAYTILVAGWLNRKSSCFISIATITFQLILALFILYHVLTRGTIHYWLGGWAPPWGIEYVVDVLNAYVLLILLFASLLIAIYSWRSVQSELPAKKTVSFYVLFQLLITGLCGITVTGDMFNLYVFLEISSLAAYALIAAAGGRALKASYNYVIMGSIGACFYLLGVGFLYAVTGSLNMEDLMRLLPPLYGNRMVQAAFVFFIIGMSIKMALFPLHLWQPDAYTYAPSAVSAFIAATMSHISVYALIRVIFSVFTLDFVKAYIGMDLAICWVAAIGIIAGSVLAITQNNFKRMLAYSSVSQIGYIVLGVGLAPATTWGFFGAVAHILNHTLMKGCLFLVAGAFIYKAGLRDIREFRGLGKRMPYTSAVFTIAALSMIGVPPTVGFATKLFLMVATLQTSNYAFAGVLLLNSLLELVYFGRLIERIYLLHEESESELDGGTRDEKKIPHSMLIPMFLFAALCIIAGLFWLTSLATPLIEPLTNLCTGVMP
- a CDS encoding DUF5591 domain-containing protein, translated to MSRFYEVKKRDGAARIGRLLLKGRSKEMQTPLLLNIESLSSGGEEKMEVIGVESPLFTELSKEETWNGPRGTVLLPEVHPLLAKLKEASPLFVDFFVLAFASSMLHTPEDFVRGVIDARRAISPDVALWVPAIATVENAALLAYMGVDIIDDTNAVMSGYAGIYQLEECELIVNDMVDLPCTCAVCSSLSIEELRARSVKERAELLAKHNRLILEREVKKIREYIKLGILREYVEMRVRSSTFLTAVLRFLDAESEYFERRIPVARKHVMKVNTMESLRRIEVKRFASRVLDRYRPPASRVLVILPCSAKKPYSASQSHRKFITAIGDYRGNIHELILTSPLGAVPRELELVYPAAFYDIPVTGYWDAEERAWVTSCLRAYLDRNRGNYDMVVAHLRGAYKEICATVAEELGMGVIFTCEENEKEYTKEALERLRSCIAALCGAKKKLSKLEMGTRIFKAMADYQFGLGTGEELVKGELTLKGKYPCFRLISTEGVLARIAPEYGLITLTTKGARRIGKFTPYIVEIGDFVPKGSILAPGVLNAGEEIRENDEVIFRGDKAFGVGRAKMSGWEMVESERGVAVNVREVEVESMPGC
- a CDS encoding CDP-2,3-bis-(O-geranylgeranyl)-sn-glycerol synthase; the encoded protein is MTITIVGTAIWLMLPAYITNASAAFFGGKIPIDRGVHLGRNRLLGDGKTFEGLIKGCSAGFLCGLLQHLYNGSFGSFPYFIIVLLALSAGAMLGDIMGSFVKRRLGLRRGAPLPVVDQLDFVGGAWLLLFLVARDWFSSNFSADVMVVVILITPLLHLLTNFAGFKLGMKEVPW
- a CDS encoding GTP cyclohydrolase I FolE2, with the protein product MSLQLPDVQASSPDIRINLTRVGVKNVKKLVEVARAGGKRPVILISDFYIFVDLPSDIKGANLSRNFEAMYEVLEEAVNTPIYEVEELCSEVAKRLLLLHEYATTAEVGMKSEYMLKRKTPKMKISCQEPAIIHAEARAYRTQSKVQIKKIIGAEVAGVTTCPCAQELIKEQAVEELRKLGMGEEKIETFLRMVPMPTHNQRGKGIIMIEVEDDIKVPMDKIIRIIERSMSAKTYEILKRPDEAKVVEIAHKKPMFVEDCVREMAKRVVESFTELPDDSIITIRQINEESIHQHDAVAERVASMGDLRRELAVGDGYK
- the nadC gene encoding carboxylating nicotinate-nucleotide diphosphorylase, which encodes MLLKEIEAFLEEDVGHEDYEEIVPEAECKAEIEVKEGGVLAGLDEVKQIFNYLGVLCATEFEDGARIKEGDVILRVQGAGMKILKAERLVLNFLGRMSGIATLTDRFVREARRANARIRVAGTRKTTPGFRKYEKKAIAIGGGDPHRFGLYEAVIIKDNYIKLMGLENAIKKAKEKVSFTRKIEVEVESIEEALKAAELDVDIIMFDNMSAKDVKAGV
- a CDS encoding cytochrome c biogenesis protein CcdA encodes the protein MVTLPLPLIAFGFGILSVLSPCILPLVPLIAAYSTRTSKITPLTVAIGLSISFALMGVLASIFGSIFQRYKLVLQIIGGLLIIFLGLCMIFELLEQKIHTIIPRKGTTSTGFSINHVHGTAGGLLLGFSLGIVWTPCIGPILGTILTMVAVEGDILYGAFLLVIYSLGLGLPLLVIAYTTHFSMKPFLKYSIAIKRLSGVILVLVGIYFIYNSIIIYGF
- a CDS encoding aspartate dehydrogenase — its product is MADSMVMRVGVVGCGAIGTEICDAIDHGVLGKEQGMELKFLIDKHPERIEKLIKRLKRRPGITMTGSEGLTEILDEVDLVIECASQDAVREFVIPALHAGKEVMIMSVGALICDEGLFDEIIGIAKEKGCRVYIPSGAVAGIDGLKSGSIGGIHSVSLTTRKPPQGFESNVYVKERGIDLSEIENEETLFVGPAKEAVRYFPENVNVAASLSIAGIGPDATKVKVVADPFATENVHEIEVIGEFGKLMVRVENVPSRTNPKTSHLAALSAIATLRGIVYPVRVGT
- a CDS encoding monovalent cation/H+ antiporter subunit D family protein, translated to MVESLIPLLAILCPAFAAPLILLFGKHPNIREGWTIAAGLVMFSLIFSMIHTVLSGDVLDCVLFQTIFRDSLSGYLKIGFRVDAFGLIFALTSSSLWILVSFYSIGYMRSLREHAQTRYFFSFAFAILGAIGVALSRNLITMYIFYEILTVSTYPLVAHDQTPEAISGGRKYLAYLMTAGVFFLFGVIMVYVLTGTTDFTNGGIKALSALAPTHKLILTVCFFCFLLGFMKAAWMPFHSWLPTAMVAPTPVSALLHAVAVVKAGVFGIVRIVCYIYGVDLMNSLGLGLILACIAGFTMIVANLFAIAQDNLKRRLAYSTINQLSYIILGAALLTQDGIRGAMMHIPFHGFMKITLFMCAGAIMVASGKKNISEMAGIGRAMPITMLAFSVGALGMCGLPPVVGFISKWYLCLGAYQASLTYSPVMIVFLFTLLIASLLDVVYFFPIIHTAFFKEPEDGDGKEPKMKEAPIFMLVPLTITAIFSIIFFVAFILRVVGIFSPYMDILSLHIYELVRIAVGNV